A stretch of the Paenibacillus dendritiformis genome encodes the following:
- a CDS encoding SHOCT domain-containing protein encodes MSSSAPQLIITFFLLVIIVPPLIAFFKVSVEGKLGRGAILSDEVMKKFREVFAEPTERYIASIGNGYIINFLSGGSLASGFSVISNKRVYFKGKCYYKEAGKLKKSFEERMVDLKDVTGTGYTRVNPTSLLITSLSSLVLTIILIGVLSSLGSSDQATVMNILTIVLIASVLSFSITLTAYILKRKNLFEISFAGGMIAFNINLYDKAEIDDFQKQLRRAKDHVVELAPSQVAAAAAPQAPTETISKLGIADEIKKYSELLQQKLITQEEFDEAKKNLLSNGNK; translated from the coding sequence TTGTCGAGTTCAGCACCACAATTAATCATCACATTCTTTTTACTTGTGATTATTGTTCCACCGCTAATTGCATTCTTTAAAGTCTCAGTTGAGGGGAAGTTGGGGCGAGGTGCAATTTTATCTGATGAAGTAATGAAGAAATTCAGGGAGGTATTTGCAGAACCAACTGAGAGGTACATTGCTTCAATCGGTAATGGCTACATCATCAACTTCCTATCAGGGGGTTCGCTTGCCAGTGGATTTTCCGTCATTAGTAACAAGCGGGTTTACTTCAAAGGAAAGTGTTACTACAAAGAAGCTGGTAAATTGAAAAAGTCATTTGAAGAGCGAATGGTTGATCTGAAGGATGTGACTGGAACAGGCTACACCAGGGTTAATCCGACATCACTGTTAATTACTTCTTTATCTTCATTAGTTTTAACAATCATTCTTATCGGTGTTCTAAGTAGTTTGGGAAGTAGCGATCAGGCAACGGTTATGAACATTTTGACAATTGTATTGATCGCTTCAGTATTAAGCTTCTCAATCACATTAACTGCGTACATATTGAAACGTAAAAATTTGTTCGAGATATCCTTCGCAGGGGGTATGATTGCGTTCAACATCAATTTGTATGATAAAGCGGAGATCGATGACTTTCAGAAGCAACTCAGAAGAGCTAAAGACCATGTTGTTGAATTAGCACCTTCTCAGGTTGCAGCGGCAGCCGCGCCACAAGCGCCCACTGAAACTATCTCCAAACTTGGAATTGCTGACGAGATAAAGAAATACTCCGAACTATTGCAGCAGAAGCTTATCACCCAAGAAGAGTTTGACGAAGCAAAAAAGAATCTCCTATCTAATGGCAACAAATGA
- a CDS encoding stalk domain-containing protein yields MKKISMMLVLSLVISLFTSLTAMAESGAKVETKQGGYVSISNVTDKKQFIDEGSGVGDTVFVSDKPVTLTITGKDPHPSISFLPDAKLDGESFIMGEASEDIAVKGNTVSLSKKGYYGVNVRFGSEFSPDTVAEFVVQIVGEGTASNDPKTNSESGNSEAEQGMSTVNVLNENSGYKIKFPSSSLKLQKVKGNDDEIGGFEVSAITLKTPKFEKDSNVFLFDLVTTNPKAHSVYVSVDSYFGGQMKYVDEEFKDGKVSVYMPSITFESVVTDDVLVASIEVYDKDRNVIDSFKNITFMYEGFNRYQVIDSDTNQSSKPVSAKPTASKVIVNGKEVSFEAYNINNNNFFKLRDIASVVNGTEKQFEVKWDGAKNAISLLSGKAYTPAGGELKVSAKPATKEAKPTSSTLYIDGKEVNLVAYTIDGNNYFKFRDIAKAFNIGVTWDSKTNTVGIDTKIDYKDEE; encoded by the coding sequence ATGAAGAAGATATCTATGATGTTGGTCTTGTCTTTGGTTATTTCCCTGTTTACTTCACTAACGGCTATGGCTGAGAGTGGAGCGAAAGTTGAGACGAAGCAAGGAGGTTATGTTTCAATCTCAAACGTAACTGATAAAAAGCAGTTTATTGATGAAGGATCAGGGGTTGGAGATACGGTTTTTGTATCTGACAAACCAGTAACGCTTACTATTACCGGAAAAGACCCGCATCCGAGTATCAGTTTCCTGCCTGACGCGAAGCTTGATGGTGAGTCCTTCATTATGGGAGAAGCTTCCGAAGATATCGCTGTAAAAGGGAATACCGTAAGTCTCAGCAAGAAGGGCTATTATGGGGTGAACGTGCGCTTCGGCAGCGAGTTTTCACCTGATACGGTTGCCGAATTCGTGGTGCAGATTGTAGGCGAAGGAACTGCAAGTAATGATCCTAAGACTAACTCCGAATCCGGTAACAGTGAAGCCGAACAAGGTATGTCGACAGTAAATGTTCTTAATGAAAATTCGGGGTATAAGATTAAATTCCCAAGCAGTTCTTTGAAGTTGCAGAAAGTTAAGGGAAATGACGACGAGATCGGTGGTTTTGAAGTCTCTGCGATCACCTTAAAGACCCCGAAATTTGAGAAGGACTCTAATGTATTCTTGTTCGATCTAGTAACTACAAACCCAAAGGCTCATTCAGTTTATGTGAGTGTCGACAGCTATTTTGGTGGTCAAATGAAATATGTAGACGAGGAATTTAAAGACGGTAAGGTTTCCGTATATATGCCTAGTATTACATTTGAATCTGTTGTTACAGACGATGTTTTGGTTGCGTCGATTGAGGTTTATGATAAAGATCGTAATGTGATCGACTCGTTTAAGAACATTACCTTTATGTATGAAGGGTTCAATCGATACCAAGTGATTGATTCCGATACAAATCAGTCGAGCAAACCTGTGTCTGCCAAGCCAACAGCATCCAAGGTTATTGTCAACGGTAAAGAAGTATCCTTTGAAGCCTATAACATCAATAACAACAACTTCTTTAAACTTCGCGACATCGCTTCAGTTGTAAATGGCACCGAGAAACAATTTGAAGTGAAGTGGGATGGAGCAAAGAATGCAATTAGCCTTCTTTCCGGTAAAGCATACACTCCAGCGGGCGGAGAGCTTAAAGTATCTGCTAAGCCAGCAACAAAAGAAGCCAAGCCTACTTCTTCCACGCTATATATCGATGGTAAGGAAGTAAACTTGGTTGCCTACACAATTGATGGTAATAACTACTTCAAGTTCCGCGACATCGCAAAAGCGTTCAATATTGGCGTAACGTGGGATAGCAAAACAAATACAGTTGGAATCGATACGAAGATTGATTATAAAGATGAAGAGTAA